Sequence from the Anaerolineae bacterium genome:
GGCATCGAAGTGCGCCCGGCGCTCGCAGTTGTCGTGTATCCGCTTCCCGTGGGCGAACAGCGGCCGGCCCAGGGCGTCGGTGTCAGGGAAGCGGCCGAAGGTGAGGTAGTGCACAATGGTGGCGGCGAAGACCTGGCCATTGTGCGGGCAGCCGGTGAGGTTGATGATGGGCTTGTCGGAGATGATCTGGTAGACGGGACGGGCTCCAGTAGGGTTGGGGCGAGAGGCCGGCCATCCGCCCCAGGAGGCGCATGCCCCGGTGCAGATGATCCCGGCAGCGTTGGCCGCCGTCTGTCTCAGGATCTGCTCGCTGGTGCGGCCAGCCACCGTGCAGTAGTAGGCATTGGCACCGGTGGGAACCGACCCTTCCTGCACCACCAGGTAGCGGCCGGCGTAGCGTTCCAGGGCCGCCTCCAGCCGGGCCTCGGCATGGTGCCCGGCGTCGGCCATGATGGTGCCCATGTACTCCATGGATATGACATTGAGCAGGATGTCGGAGATGTCGGGGTCGCTGGCACGCAGCACGCTCTCGTCGTCCCCGGTGCACTCCTGCCCGTGCAGCCATACCACGGGTAGGCGCTCAGCGGCGCTCAGCGTCTCGGCGATCTGGGCAGCGCTCTCGGAAGGCAAGGCCAGAGCGGCGGCCATCGCGGTGCAGAAGCGGAGGAAATCTCGGCGGGATACCGACAGAGCCGCCAGGGCTCCTGAGATGGTATGATCGTCCTGCATCAGTGCAACTCCTTTGCCAACACCGAGCTAACAGCCAATCCGACCGGCAGTATAGCACTGGCGGTGGAAGTGTAAAGGCAAGCGGCAATCAGAACCCCCCGCGCGATCGGTCTTCCCGACCGCGCGAGGGGTTGCCGAGGGAGCTCTCAGTCCCTGAAGAACGCCTATTCCGCCGAAGAGGCGGCGCTTGAGGCCGTCGCCTCTCCCGTTTCCTCCCGGATCAACTCCTCGTACCAGCGAGCGTGATGGCGCCTGATGTAGTCCTCCGATACCCAGCCCGACAGCACGCCGTCTATCGCCCCTCGCATCAAGGGATGCATGACGGACAGCACGAAGTGCACCATGAACATGGCGGTCATGGCGATGGTGGTCCAGTCGTGCAGGATGACCGAAGCCTGGAGCACCGTGGCGGGAAGGTACTGCTTGCCGAACCACATCGCCAGTCCCGTCACTCCAAAGAGGGGCAGGCTGGCCACCACCAGGCAGTAGAAGAGCTTCTGCCCCGTGTTGAACCTGCCCTGGGGCGGCATCAGGTCTTCACGGCCCAGGAAGTAGTAAGCCACAGCCGCTCGCGCCCAGCCTATGTCCCTGCGAGACCAGCTGAATATCTCCCTGGCCGTAAGCCCGATGCCTTCGGGGTCCAGCACGGCGTAGATCAGCGGCACCAGCCCGAAGACTATCGCCCCCACCCGGTGAATCAGGCGGGTCAGCGCTCCGGCTTCACCGGCAGCATACGGGCTGAGCACAGGGACGACCAGCACCAGGCCCGTGAGGAGCAAGACAAAGAAAGCACTGGTGTGCACCCAGTGAACCACCCGTTCGCCCGGGCTGAAGACCATGATCTGGTCGCGGGCCCGAGGCCGCTTGGCCGCCGTAGCCTCAGTGGCCGGCTCCAGGCACAAGCGGTCCAGGAACCAGCGGACTGAGCGGGGGCTGGGGGCTCTCTGCTCAGTCATGTGCCACCTCCTCCGCCCTTATCCGGCGCCGGGCGATGAAGAAGTTCACGGCCAGGCCCAAGGCGGCCGCCCCCACCGCGATGCCGCCCAGAGGCCGGGTGACTCTGCGCCAGAGGTAGAGCATGGGAGGCATACGGGGCTCCGCCGGCAGGCCGTAGACCTCGGGATCATCGGTGAGCACATACATGACTCCCAGGCCCCCGAGGATGTCTTGCCCATACAGCGACGCCTGAGCGAAACCGGCCTTGGTCAGCTCCCCCACTCTGGCCGACCCGACGGCAACCAGGTTCTCCCGATCGCCAAACCGGATCGCTCCGCTGGGACAGGTCTTGGCACAGGCGGGGAGTTCACCGTTGTGAACCCGGTCCTGACAGAAGGTGCATTTCGACATCTTGCCGCTGCCGCTCAGGGTGTCCACCCTCAAGCGCGGCACGTTGAAAGGGCAGAACATGGCGCAGTAGCCGCAGCCTGTGCACCTGCTAGCGTCGAGCCTGACGAAACCTCTCCCGTCGTGGAACAGTGCACCGGTGGGGCAAGCAGCCACACAAGCCGCTTCCGTGCAATGCATGCAACGCCAGGGATACGTGAGCCAGTCTACCCGATCAGCCCTCTCAACCTCTCGGAACCTGACCAGGGTGAGCGTATCTGCAGAAAGGTCAGGAGGGTTCTGGTAGGTTCCGCCGTTACGGGTGTCCTCCGCTGGGAGGTCGTTCCACTGCTTACAGGCCACCTGACAGGCCCGGCAACCGAGGCATTTGGAGGCATCTACCAGCATCGCTGTCTTCATCGCCGTCGCAGTCCTCCAGGTCGAGTGCCATTCCGACCGCCGCTCAGGTTCTGAAGCCGGGGAGCCGCTAGTGGCCGGCTCCGTCCGTACGCTTGTAGCGAGCCGCGCCCAGGTCACATTGGCGCCAAGACACGGGCAGGATGGCCTGTCTCAGGCTGAGGGCTTTGGTCAGCCAGCGGGTCACACTCAGACAGCGCCCACACTCCTGACCGCCCACCGCCCAAGGCTGTCAAACCGGCCCTAGCCTGCCCGTGTCCGGAAGATGCGCCTGTCGTGACCGTGTCATCAGCGGGTGGCAGCCTCCCCACGCCTCACCGGAGCAACCTCGGCAGAGCTAGGCGGCGCGATGCGAATCCGCCGTACGAGAAGCGCAAGGGCACGGGCCCCGCTCATCACCAACAGCAGCGCCCCGGCGCCACCGAGCACCATGCCCATCACGATCAGCCAACCGATCAGAGCCTCTGCAAAGTGCGGCATCTAAGACCTCCTCGTCAGTCGTCATCTTGATCCCTTCACGCACCATCCTACACGCCGGCCATCGACGTGGTAGAGCCACCATGCGGGTTCTGGGAACCCTCCCTTGGCCCGTTTGCAGCCTGCGCCTGCGGGCACAATGACCGACGGCAGATAGGCACAAATGCCTACGGCGCCGGGCCGACCACCGGTCATTTGGCCTAGTAGCATGGCGTTAGGCCTCTCTTTCGCAGCCCCAACCGCTGAGCTATCATCATCCTCAATGGGACAGCCCGATTCGAACGAGAGAGGAACAATGCCCAAGGTCCGGATTCTGCTGGCTGAGGACCACACCCTGGTCCGCGCTGGCACTCGTGAGATCCTGGAGCGCGAACCGGATCTCGCGGTGGTGGGCGAGGCTGGGGACGGGCAGCAAGCGGTAGCTCTGGCCGAGAGCCTCCAGCCTGACGTGGCGGTGGTGGACATCTCCATGCCCGGCCTAGATGGAGTTGAGGCTACTAAGCAGATCAAGCAGAAATGCCCCTCTACGGCGGTGCTGATACTCACCGCCTACGACGACGACGAGTACGTCTTCGCCCTCCTCGAGGCCGGGGCCGAGGGCTATCTACTGAAGACCGCTCGCCCTCCCGAGCTCGTAGACGCCATCCGCGCCGTCCACTCTGGCCAGTCGGTGCTGCACCCCCGAGTGGCCCGAAAGGTGGTAGACCGCTACGTGTCTCCCCGCCCTAAGCCTCCGGGCCAGGAACAGCTCAGCGAACGGGAACTGGAAGTCCTCAAGCTGGCCGCCAAAGGCCTGACCAACAAGGAGATAGCTTCCCAGCTCTACCTGAGTGTGCGGACCGTACAGGGTCACATGGGGAACATACTGGCGAAGATGGGGGTTTCCTCGCGCACCGAGGCGGTGATGCGCGCTCTCCGAGAGCGCCTGTTCACTCTAGATGACCTGTTCTAGGTCCAGACAGGTAGGGCCGGACCTACGCTCCGGTCAGGCGATCGCAACTTCGGCCTTTCGGCGGCCAGCCCGGTCAGCTATCGGCAGGCGCGTCGGGGGTCTGGTCACCAACGGCCACGTGTGGGTGATCCTGCTCAGTCTCGGCTTTGTCGGTGGGCTGCACTACCTCGGCCTGGAGCGGAACCACGTGCTGAACCTGGCGCTCCCTCGCCTGCCCGCTCCCCTGACGCGACACTCTCTGGAGAGAGTGCTGCTTGTCTTCCCCGCCATCTACGCCAGCTACACCCTCGGAATCCGGGCCGGTATGCTCACGTTGTTGCTAGCAGTGGCGCTGATGCTGCCTCGGGCGCTGTTCATCTCCGCCCATCCCGTAGACGCCACCCTAGAGACAGCCGTGGTGGCCGTGGTGGCCGGAGCGGTCATGTGGCTCACCGAGGTACAGGAGCGCGAAAGGCGATTGAGAGAGAGGACCCTGGCCGAGTTGGAGACGCTGCATGCCATCTCCGATGCTGCCGTCCAATCGCTGCAACTCGGGGAGATCGTAAGTGGTGCGCTGCAGCGGATTGCTTCGCTGACGGGGGCCGAGGCGGCATGGGTGTACCTGCTGGACGATGCCGACGGGCAGCTGCGCCTGGCCGGCCAGCATGGGCCGCCGGAAGGCCTACCGCCCAACGCAGGCTCTCACGCGCTCGGCACCGAGCTCAGCCGAGAGGCGCTGGCCTCGGGCGAGCCAATAGTAGTGGATGACATCTCCGCACAGGCCCACCTCGCCCCCATGCCCGGGGAAGAGATGTGGGTGCGCGGTTTCCTGGCCGTACCCCTGGCCGCCAGAGGCAGGAGCACCGGCACCCTCTGCGTCGCTACGGCTGTCCCTAGACGTTTCACTCCCGACGAGGTGAGGTTGCTCGCCACCATCGCCAACCACCTGGGAGTGATCATCGAGAACGCCCGCCTCTACGAGGGAGCGCGCCAGTCGGCCGACGACATGCAGTACTACGTCCGCCAGGTAACCCGGGCCCAGGAGGATGAACGGCTCCGCATCGCTCGGGAGCTGCACGATGAGACCGTTCAGGCCCTCATCCTCCTTTCTCATCGCCTAGATGCCTTGGCCGCCGACGCCGACCACATGCCCGGTGCCGCCGCCGAGCGGATCGAGGAGTTGCACGAGCTGACCGAGCACATCATTCAGGGCGTGCGTCGGTTCACTCGCGACCTCAGGCCGCCCACCCTAGACCACCTCGGTCTCCTTCCCGCCCTACAGGGACTGGTGGCCGATCTGCAAGGAGAGACCGACATCGAATCGAGCGTCGAAGTCGTGGGCGAGCAGAGACGGCTGGCTCCAGAAGTGGAATTGGTGCTCTTCCGGATCGTTCAGGAGGCCTTATCCAACGCCCGGCGCCATTCGGGCGCCTCTCATGTATCGGTTCTGGTGGAGTTCCACCATGATCGGGTCACGGTCACAGTGAAGGACGACGGCAAGGGGTTCCATGTGCCGCCCCGGCTTGGCGACCTAGCCTCAGGGGGCAAGCTCGGCCTCATGGGGATGCACGAGAGAGCCCGGCTCCTGGGCGGAACGCTAGAGGTGCACTCCGCCCCCGGTGCGGGCACCTCAATCACGGCCAGCGTTCCCGCCTAGGGACTCACGTCCTGCCGGGCGTGTGGGTGCCGGGGGCTGGAGAGATCGGGGAGAGCCGCATGTTCGCGGAGGCTTCGGCCACGAGCGTCTCGGCCAGCTTCAGATCGTCGGGCGTGTTGACGTTAAAGAACGAAAGCGCCCTGGGATCCATCGCTCGCCAGTCCGGCTCCGTCAGGCGCCGAACTCGAAGGCAATCGTACATGGCGATGACTCGGCGCTGCCCTCGAGCTAGAGCCGCTTCGGCCCCCGGAAGGCAGGTGGAACGGTACAGCGCCAGAAGAGGCTCGCACTCGCCCCCCTTCACCGGAACCGCAGCATCATACCCTGCGCCCGTCTCCAGGAGGGCTGCCAGCAACGCCGGCTGAATGAGAGGCATATCGCATCCGACCACCAGCACGTTGGCGGCGCTCGCTCTTAGCGCGCTGTAGACACCACCCAAGGGCCCAGCGTCCTTCCACAGATCGGGGGTGTAGCCCACGCCGAGTTCGTCGGCCAAGGCCCGGTCCCCTCCCACCAGCCAGACCTCCTCGACCACCTGCCGCAACGCCCAGACGGGCCAGGCGGCCAGAGGACGTCCTCCCAACCTCAGGGACGCTTTGTCGGCCCCCATGCGCTGGCTACGCCCGCCCGCCAGCACGGCGCCCACTACTCGATCGCACCCGCCTGGCGAAGGTGAGGCTTCCTGAGGCATCTAGTTCAGCCCTCCTGAGATGCGCACCAGCCGGCGTGGTATCCGGCCTTCTCTGCAGCCAGATCGAGCGGCACCAGGCGCACCCGCTCGAACAGCACTGAGCTGGGGGCGGCGCGCTCCCGCAAGTCCACCGTCTTGAGGTAGGCCCGGCAGCGATCGCACACGTACAGACGATCGCTCGCCTCGAAGCCCGGGAAGTACTGACTGCTCGGCTCATCGGAGGCGCAGTAGGGGCAACCCATGCGACGGTAGGGCCATCGCGTCGAGCAACGGGCACAGACGAGCTGCCTTTGGCCCGTCTCCTGGGCGAGGAAAGCCAGGTCAGGCCAGCCGCCACACATGGGGCAGTAAGCCCGGTTCCAGTGGGTGAGGTCAACTCGATCGGCGTGAAACTCCGCCGCCCTCTCCAGCCAGGGCATCAGCGCGTAGGCAGCCACGATCCTAGCAACCGAGCTGTTGGCACCGCCATCGCCCGCCGGCGGGAGGCGACTCTCAAACCACTTCCTGGCCTCAGCCATCCAGTCGATCGGCCCATCGGTCGCCGGCCGCTCAGACGCGGAGCGTTCCATAATGATGGGCCCGATTCGGCTCGCCAGCTTCGCCAGTGTCTGTGCCTCAACTCCTAGGCCATCAAACGTGAGCAGGGGTTCCCCATGCTTCAGGCGCGCCAGGTCCACGGCGGGATAGGAAGCGCGCGCCCATTCGGATTCGACAGCCAGCTGGACCTGACGCAGAGACCGGTGCAGACTGAACACCGAGCCAAGGTGTGGGTAGAGCTTCCCGCCTTCTTCCAGGGCACGCAGCGTCCGATCGGGCCCTTCTCCCATAGCCAGACTCACCCATCCTTCCCTGCTGCTGCGATCGGATCTACCAGACGACGCGGAGACGGGGAGAGGGGGAGACGCGGAGATGCGGGAATCGAACCCCTCGTCTCCGTGTCTCCCCTTCTCCGTGGCGTCCCTACACCTGGCCGCCGATCACCACGACCATGCGCAGGACCAGCCCTCCGAGAAGGACGCAGAGGGTAGAGGCGATCATCAGCGGAGCCATCATCTTTCTGGCGGAGTAGAGCTCCAGCCCGAAGGGAACCAGAAGCCCCACCACCACCACCCCGCCCCAGAACCAGGGACTGAGGGAGCCAGTGACCAGCACAACGGAGGGCACGGTGAGGAGAAAGCCCGCCAGAGCTATCACCTCCAGGACCGCCAGCGTGGCTGCCGCCCGGCCGAACACGTGGGGGATGTCCCGCCCCCGCAGCGCCTCAACCAGCAGAAGAAGAGCCGTTCCCGTGGCCACGGCCGAGATCACGAAGAGAGCAGGCAAAAGCAGCGCCCCGGCCCACAAGGGCTGGTTGGTGGCGCTGAGCAGCACTCCGGTGTACGCGATAAGCAACACCGACAGCCCCGCCATGACCCAGCTCAGGATACCAGCCACGGGGGCCAGCGGCTGCAGCCACCCCAGTATCCCCCGACCTTCGGAGCTCTCCGCCGCCCACAGGACCGCCATCACCACACCGATGGCGATGAAGAGGAAGAGGATCCAGCTCCCCATAGACATGGGCGAGCCCGGGTAGAAGGGTATGTTGGGGGGGAAGCCCCTGAGCGAGGCGACCCCCACGCCAGGGACCACCTCCCAGGCGTTGGCTCTGAAGCTCAGGAAGAGATGCCAGGCTCGCAGCGGCTTGCCCAGGTCATACACCAGGAGCAGGGTCCCCAGGATCACCAGCGGGACCCCTACGTACGTAGCCCGCCGCACCAGGTCACGGCGGCGGTAGCCGAACACGTTGACGAGAAAGGCGGCGAGGTAGGCTCCCCCCGCTATCCCGGCCACCCAGAGGTACACCGCGGTCTGCCATTCCCAGGTCATTGCCTCTCGCTCCCCTCGGAGATCTCCTCCGCCACCGCCGCCCGGCGCCGGAACAGCATCCAGAACGGAAGTACGGCCACTACTCCGGCCGCCACCAGACCACTAAGCCACTGACCGAGCACATTGGCCGTGGCGTACCGCGGGTTCTCCGGCAGTCCGTAGGCCGCCGGCCCCTCCTGCAGGACATACAGCACGTGCAGCCCGCCGAGCTCATTCTCGCCGTAGAGCACGGCATTGGGATGGCCGTCCGCCCGCAGAGCATCTACCCTGGCCTTGCCCAGGTTCACCACCTCCTCGCGCTCTCCGAAGTGATAGGCTCCCGACGGGCAGGTCTTCACGCACGCGGGCAGCTGCCCGTTAGGTACCCGGTCCATGCAGAGGGTGCACTTGCGGGCAGTGGTCTTGCCGTGGCCGTCAGTGAGAGAGTGCGGCACCCCGAAGGGGCAGGCCTGCACGCAGTAGCCGCACCCGATGCACTGATTCTGGTCGATGACGACGAACTCGCCTTCGTGGTGCGCTGCTCCGGTGGGGCACACCGAGACGCAGCTCGCCAGGGTACAGTGGAGACACTGCTGAGGCAGAAACAGCCACTTGACTGCCCCTTCTTCTTCCACCTCGTGAAACGAGATCACCTTCCATGTGGTGGCGGACAGCGCCTGAGGGTTTTGGTAGCTCCCCAGGTTGCGCGTCTCCCCGCCCTCCAGGTCATTCCACTGCTTGCAGGCCACCTGGCACCCCTTGCAGGCAGTGCACAACGATGTATCACAGAGAATCGCCTTGCCCATCATCGGCCCCCAATGCGCTGAACGTCTACCAGGAACGCCTTGTACTCGGGGATCATGGTATTGCCGTCCCCTACATGAGGAGTGATGTCGTTGGCGCTATCGCCCGTGGCCAGCCCGCGCCATCCGTAGTGCCAGGGTATGCCTATCTGATGCACCACCTTGCCGTCCACCGTGAAGGGCTTGAAACGCGCCGTCACCACAGCTACCGCCTCGATCCGGCCCCGCGCGGAAGTGACGGCCACCCGGTCTCCGTTGGCGATTCCCTTCTCCGCCGCCAGCTCCTTGCTCATCTCCACGAATGGCTCAGGCTGCGTCTCCGCCAGCCAGGGGAGCCAGCGCGACATACCGCCGGCCTGCCAGTGCTCCACCAGCCGGTAGGTGGTCGCCACGATGGGATACTGGTCCGGTGTGCCGATGTTGTCCCCGATAGCCTCGCCCCGCAGGCTGTCCCACACTTTCACCACTGGGTTGATCTGCTGCGACGACATGGCGTTAGACACAGGAGACTCGACCGGCTCGTAGTGCTCGGGCAGCGGTCCCTCATTCAGGGCGCTGAACAGCCCGCCGCGGCCGTCCGGCCTCATAATGAAAGCATCGGTGCCTCCCGGCCCATCCGGAGCCTTGGTGGCGCCGAAGTCGGGCACATCATACCCCGTCCACTTCTCCCCATCCCACCAGATCAGGGCCTTGTCCTCCGCCCAGGGCTTCCCACTGGCGTCGGCCGAGCAGCGGTTGTAGAGGATGTGCCGGTTCGCCGGCCACACCCAGGCCCAGTAAGGATAGGTCCCGAGACCGCCCGGATCTTGG
This genomic interval carries:
- a CDS encoding hydrogenase small subunit; amino-acid sequence: MQDDHTISGALAALSVSRRDFLRFCTAMAAALALPSESAAQIAETLSAAERLPVVWLHGQECTGDDESVLRASDPDISDILLNVISMEYMGTIMADAGHHAEARLEAALERYAGRYLVVQEGSVPTGANAYYCTVAGRTSEQILRQTAANAAGIICTGACASWGGWPASRPNPTGARPVYQIISDKPIINLTGCPHNGQVFAATIVHYLTFGRFPDTDALGRPLFAHGKRIHDNCERRAHFDAGQFVENWGDEGHRNGWCLYKMGCKGPQAFYNCPVIRWNDGTSWPVMSGHGCIACASFNFWDDMTPFYRRLPDVPLVPVEDTVDRLGAGLIAVALGAIGAHALGTAAWKRARRRRFAQEDPVVSGAAEPMPPAYPDLTEEERAARRDQDGEEGPQGSGGGTSG
- a CDS encoding 4Fe-4S dicluster domain-containing protein, which gives rise to MKTAMLVDASKCLGCRACQVACKQWNDLPAEDTRNGGTYQNPPDLSADTLTLVRFREVERADRVDWLTYPWRCMHCTEAACVAACPTGALFHDGRGFVRLDASRCTGCGYCAMFCPFNVPRLRVDTLSGSGKMSKCTFCQDRVHNGELPACAKTCPSGAIRFGDRENLVAVGSARVGELTKAGFAQASLYGQDILGGLGVMYVLTDDPEVYGLPAEPRMPPMLYLWRRVTRPLGGIAVGAAALGLAVNFFIARRRIRAEEVAHD
- a CDS encoding response regulator transcription factor translates to MGQPDSNERGTMPKVRILLAEDHTLVRAGTREILEREPDLAVVGEAGDGQQAVALAESLQPDVAVVDISMPGLDGVEATKQIKQKCPSTAVLILTAYDDDEYVFALLEAGAEGYLLKTARPPELVDAIRAVHSGQSVLHPRVARKVVDRYVSPRPKPPGQEQLSERELEVLKLAAKGLTNKEIASQLYLSVRTVQGHMGNILAKMGVSSRTEAVMRALRERLFTLDDLF
- a CDS encoding GAF domain-containing sensor histidine kinase — encoded protein: MILLSLGFVGGLHYLGLERNHVLNLALPRLPAPLTRHSLERVLLVFPAIYASYTLGIRAGMLTLLLAVALMLPRALFISAHPVDATLETAVVAVVAGAVMWLTEVQERERRLRERTLAELETLHAISDAAVQSLQLGEIVSGALQRIASLTGAEAAWVYLLDDADGQLRLAGQHGPPEGLPPNAGSHALGTELSREALASGEPIVVDDISAQAHLAPMPGEEMWVRGFLAVPLAARGRSTGTLCVATAVPRRFTPDEVRLLATIANHLGVIIENARLYEGARQSADDMQYYVRQVTRAQEDERLRIARELHDETVQALILLSHRLDALAADADHMPGAAAERIEELHELTEHIIQGVRRFTRDLRPPTLDHLGLLPALQGLVADLQGETDIESSVEVVGEQRRLAPEVELVLFRIVQEALSNARRHSGASHVSVLVEFHHDRVTVTVKDDGKGFHVPPRLGDLASGGKLGLMGMHERARLLGGTLEVHSAPGAGTSITASVPA
- a CDS encoding molybdenum cofactor guanylyltransferase, which translates into the protein MPQEASPSPGGCDRVVGAVLAGGRSQRMGADKASLRLGGRPLAAWPVWALRQVVEEVWLVGGDRALADELGVGYTPDLWKDAGPLGGVYSALRASAANVLVVGCDMPLIQPALLAALLETGAGYDAAVPVKGGECEPLLALYRSTCLPGAEAALARGQRRVIAMYDCLRVRRLTEPDWRAMDPRALSFFNVNTPDDLKLAETLVAEASANMRLSPISPAPGTHTPGRT
- a CDS encoding formate dehydrogenase accessory protein FdhE, encoding MSLAMGEGPDRTLRALEEGGKLYPHLGSVFSLHRSLRQVQLAVESEWARASYPAVDLARLKHGEPLLTFDGLGVEAQTLAKLASRIGPIIMERSASERPATDGPIDWMAEARKWFESRLPPAGDGGANSSVARIVAAYALMPWLERAAEFHADRVDLTHWNRAYCPMCGGWPDLAFLAQETGQRQLVCARCSTRWPYRRMGCPYCASDEPSSQYFPGFEASDRLYVCDRCRAYLKTVDLRERAAPSSVLFERVRLVPLDLAAEKAGYHAGWCASQEG
- the nrfD gene encoding polysulfide reductase NrfD, which codes for MTWEWQTAVYLWVAGIAGGAYLAAFLVNVFGYRRRDLVRRATYVGVPLVILGTLLLVYDLGKPLRAWHLFLSFRANAWEVVPGVGVASLRGFPPNIPFYPGSPMSMGSWILFLFIAIGVVMAVLWAAESSEGRGILGWLQPLAPVAGILSWVMAGLSVLLIAYTGVLLSATNQPLWAGALLLPALFVISAVATGTALLLLVEALRGRDIPHVFGRAAATLAVLEVIALAGFLLTVPSVVLVTGSLSPWFWGGVVVVGLLVPFGLELYSARKMMAPLMIASTLCVLLGGLVLRMVVVIGGQV
- a CDS encoding 4Fe-4S dicluster domain-containing protein; translation: MMGKAILCDTSLCTACKGCQVACKQWNDLEGGETRNLGSYQNPQALSATTWKVISFHEVEEEGAVKWLFLPQQCLHCTLASCVSVCPTGAAHHEGEFVVIDQNQCIGCGYCVQACPFGVPHSLTDGHGKTTARKCTLCMDRVPNGQLPACVKTCPSGAYHFGEREEVVNLGKARVDALRADGHPNAVLYGENELGGLHVLYVLQEGPAAYGLPENPRYATANVLGQWLSGLVAAGVVAVLPFWMLFRRRAAVAEEISEGSERQ